caaggatctaatgccctcttctgtcctctgtaagCACCCTCCCACAGCCACACGTGTGACagtcatacacacatgtgtacattaaaacacacacacacacacacacacagccgggcggtggtggcgcacgcctttaatgccagcactcgggaggcagaaccaggtggatctctgtgagttcgaggccagcctggtctccaaagcgagttccaggaaaggcgcaaagctacacagagaaactctgtctcgaaaaaacaaccaaccaaccaaccaacaaacaacataAAGAGGACTAGCCAGGGCAGCAGAGAGTCAACATGCTTGGGTTGGATGGAGATTGAGAGAGATTTTGAACAAGATTTGAGGTCTCTGGGTCTTCCttatgcatatataatttattttatgtgcattggtgttttgcctgtgtgagggtgttgggtccccttgacaattgtaagctgccatgtgggtgctgggaatcgaactcagatcctctgaaagagcagtcagtgttcttaacctctgagccatctccccagaccctctctctgaattttcttttttttttttttttttcagagttgaggaatgaacccagggctttgcgcttgctaggcaagcactctaccactgagctaaatccccaacccctctggattttcaagacagggtttctctgtgtagccatggctgtcttagaactcactctgtagaccaaccaggctggccttgaactcaggtccgcctgcctctgcctcctgagtgctactgctgctgctatgtctgcttcttcctcctcctcttctatattattattattattattattattattattattattattattacttggaGACAGCATCTCTACgtaaccctggctggcttcaaGTTTCCGgaactcctctgcctctgcctcccacgtatTAGAATtgaagatgtgcaccatcacacctgccATCTTGCTGACCGCTCTGTTCTCTCGACAGGGTGGTGAAGGAAGAGATTTCAGATGACAATGCCCGCCTACCGTGCTTCAATGGAAGAGTTGTCTCCTGGGTAAGGGAGTCATTACCAAGCTGCTTCCAACCTCAGTCTCTTTCTGCAGCCTCTCCCCTACCCAGTCATCGGTGGCCCTGGCTTCTCTACGTGCAGAAGTAGTGGGCATTCCTTAGGTTTCGCTTTCTGTAGTCTCCCATGCCGGTTGCTTTTCTCTGGGCTGTTCTTCCCGGTCTCGGAGACCCCGTTCTCTTCCTGCTCTTTTTCCTTGGTCTTTCCATGCAAACCACTACCCAGTGGATCCATGTCTTCTTGCACTCTTAGCTGGTGTCGTCAGATAACCCCCAGCCTGAGCTGGCTCCCCCAGCCCATGAGTCTCGAACAGAACTggttcctccacctccaccattaCCCCCCTTGCCACCAGAAAGGACCAGTGGCATTGGGGACTCAAGGCCTCCATCTTTCCAGTGAGTCCTTTACAATCTTGAATCCAGGGGAGGGGAATCCAGTGCCAGCCCATGGGGAGGGGAGACTCAGGATTTGGTGCTCTGACCTACTGACATTGGTTGGAAACTGTCTCTGCCCATGTAGCCCTAATGTGTCCAGCAGCCATGAAAATCTAGAGCCTGAGACAGAAACTGAGTCTGTTGTATCACTAAGACGAGAACGACCTCGGAGGAGAGACAGCAGTGAGCATGGCGGTGAGGGGCAGGCCTTGGAGGCAGGGTAGACTGGGAGCTGGGAGGGGAGGCAAGCCTCAGCATGAAGAGCGTGAAGAAGAATGGGAGACCTGGCTCCTGATGTTCTCCTTTATACATAGCTGGTGGCCACAGGCCCAGTGGTACCTCAAGGCTGGAGCGCCACCTGGCTGGGTACGAGAGTTCCTCCACCCTCATGACCAGTGAGCTGGAGAGTACCAGCCTAGGCGACTCAGATGAGGATGACACCATGAGTAGGTATGGTTTCCCATATCTCTCCCCagggctccctccctcccgcccttcCTCCCTCTAGTCAGTCAGTCTTGTTGCATTTGGCTCCCTGACCACTTCTACCTCCAAATGCTCCGCTTCTCAATTGCTGTCAGATTCAGCAGCTCCACTGAGCAGAGCAGCGCCTCCCGCCTCCTCAAGCGCCACCGAAGGCGGAGGAAGCAGCGGCCACCACGCATGGAAAGGGTGAGGTTCTTTTGGGTGAAGTGGGCCTTAGTGGCCCAGAGGCTTGGGGCTTGTCTCTGCGTTGTTGAGGAGCAGTTCacctctctcctgtctccctgcCACAGGCCTCCTCCTTCAGCAGTGTTACCGATTCCACAATGTCTCTTAACATCATCACAGTCACACTCAACATGGGTATGCAAGGTCCTGACAGAGACGGGAGGAGAGGGTCTCCAGGGTTTCTGGGGCCTCGTCCCCTCATGTGGACTCTCCACAGAGAAGTACAACTTCCTGGGCATCTCCATTGTGGGCCAGAGTAATGAGCGGGGTGACGGAGGCATCTACATTGGCTCCATCATGAAGGGGGGTGCTGTGGCTGCTGACGGGCGCATCGAGCCTGGCGACATGCTTTTGCAGGTATGCTGACAGGTTGGCTGCTGGCTTGGGCAGTGGCTCTTAATCTCCCACACTGCCTCTgacccactcctcctcccttccaGGTGAACGATATGAACTTTGAGAACATGAGCAATGATGATGCAGTACGGGTGCTGAGAGACATTGTGCACAAGCCAGGGTGAGCCTCTGCTGGGCGCTGGTCCTTAGGCCTCTGGTTTAGTCCCTTGGTCTTTGTTTTGCAATTGAAAAAAACAGAAgtgagccgggcatggtggcacacgcctttaatcatagcactggggaggcggagccaggtggCCCTCAGGttatgaagccagcctggcctacatagtgagagttGCAGACCAGccaggtctcaaaaaaaaaaaaacagaacaaaataataaatctaagtGGCTGTGCATGGCACTCCAGCCTAAATCATGAAACCAGTGTGGTGAATGCCTCAGAGAGCCCACCCACTGGGCACTGCTTCCCATTCCCACCCTCCTCACTGACGGTAATTACTCTTGACTTCTTTGGTCAAGAAAACCTTTGATGGTTTTTCCACCCATGCCTGAATCCTGGGACAGGATGGTTCAGTGTTAGCTGTCTCACGCTTCCTGTGAATTGTGCAGCGTGTGTGTGCTCCCTTGTTCCCTCGGCATTATGTTTTGAACTTACCTGTGTTGGTGAGTCACCCACATTGTGAAACCCTCCACTCTCGCTTTCTTGAGCCTGGTTATGCATGTGTTCCTTTCTTCTCCGTCTTTATGTCCTGATTTCCTCCTTGCATCGGGCCTAGGTCCTCCTGAGGCCTCTTCCCTCTACTTGCTTGATTGGCCTTCTCTTCCCCACAGCCCCATCGTGCTGACCGTGGCCAAGTGTTGGGATCCCTCTCCCCAGGCCTACTTCACCCTCCCCCGAAGTGAGTGATGCTCAGGCGGGGGTCTGAAGTTAAGAGATCTGGGGAGTTTGGGCATGGTGACTTAAGCTTGGAGTCTTGGCACCTGGGAGCCTAAGACAGGAGGCTCTcccggagtttgaggccagcctgggctacagagtgaaaccctgcctcaaaccaacaagaacaacagagATTGGATGAGCCAGAAGATGAGGCTGGGCTTCCAGTTGTAGGGAATTGGTTCAAGAAGGGTTCAAGAAGGTCAAGGGAGGGGCGGAACAGGATTTTTAGTTCTGGAGCAGACAGGGCTAGTTTTTTAAGGCTGAGCAGTGATGATTTTGGTGACTATTATATTTTTGTACCAGATGAGCCCATCCAGCCAATTGATCCTGCTGCCTGGGTGTCACATTCTGCTGCGCTGACTGGCACCTTCCCTGCTTACCCAGGCTCTTCATCCATGAGCACTATTACATCTGGCTCCTCCCTGCCTGATGGTGagtctccagcccctccccacttccctgttTGAGTGGACCTTTCTTCAGTTCTCTGTTGTCTCCTCTGTCAGGCTGTGAAAGCCGGGGTCTCTCCATCCACATGGACATGGCCTCTGTGACCAAGGCCATGGCAGCCCCAGAGTCTGGGCTGGAAGTCCGGGACCGCATGTGGCTGAAGATCACCATCCCAAATGCCTTTCTAGGTATTGCCAGGCCCTGAGCAAGGTGGcatgggaaggggaggaagagaccAAGGCTGGGAACAGCACACGGCTCAGGGTAGGAGTTTGGAGGAGAGTCTGACTTCTCCCACTGTGCTTGCTCTCAGGCTCCGACGTGGTAGACTGGCTGTACCATCATGTGGAAGGTTTTCCTGAGCGCCGGGAGGCCCGCAAGTATGCCAGCGGGCTCTTGAAGGCAGGGCTCATCCGACACACTGTCAACAAGATCACTTTTTCTGAGCAGTGCTATTACGTCTTCGGGGACCTCAGTGGTGGCTGTGAAAGCTGTAAGTCACCTGCCCTGGTGTCAGAGAGCAGGTTGTCCTGCCTTCTTCTgctgcccagccccagccctggccCGGAAACTGTAGCCAGGGCCACCAGGGTAGTCAGGCACTGTGTGTCCCACACTTGGCCTTGCAGTGGCCAACCATGGGGGCTGATATGTGCCCGTATGCTGCTGAGTAAGCTGGGTACCCGTGGCAGAGCTGTGTTCCAAGGGAAAGAAAGacttaggagtcccacaaaggCATACTGGACTAGCTAGTGATGGTGGCCTTGGTGTGTCCGCCCCAGCCGCAGATTTCTGTTCTAAGCCTTCCTAATCTTCGTGGGTGGCTCTGGGGAAATGGTTCCTGGTTTCTCTCTATTCTCAGGAATCCTGGCCTCTTAAAACAGGgacctttcttcccttttcttccagaCCTAGTTAACCTGTCTCTGAATGATAATGATGGTTCCAGTGGGGCTTCTGACCAGGACACCCTGGCTCCTCTTCCTGGAGCTACCCCCTGGCCCCTGCTGCCTACCTTCTCCTACCAGTATCCAGCCCCACACCCCTATAGCCCACAGCCTCCGCCTTACCACGAGCTTTCATCTTACACTTATGGTGGAGGTAGTGCCAGCAGCCAGCACAGTGAAGGTAAGTCACCCCGAATATCAACTACAGCTCGGGAATGAGGGCACAGTAGAGGGACTCAGGGAGGAGAGGCAAGAGCAGGAAGAGGCTGGGGAATCCAGAGGCCTCTGGGCTGAGCGTCACTTACCccgttcccccctccccctcaacAGGGAGCCGGAGCAGTGGGTCAACAAGAAGTGATGGGGGGGCCGGGCGCACAGGGAGGCCTGAGGAACGGGCCCCTGAGTCAAAGTCTGGCAGTGGCAGTGAGTCCGAGCTTTCCAGCCGAGGAGGCAGCCTTCGGCGGGGTGGGGAACCTGGTGGGACTGGTGATGGGGCCCCCCCTCCTCCCAGGGGCTCAGCAGGTGGTACTCCTAACCTCCGAGCTCTCCCGGGGCTCCACCCCTATGGACCTCCCCCTGGCATGGCTCTCCCCTATAACCCCATGATGGTAGTCATgatgcctccacccccaccccctgtctCCGCCGCAGTGCAGCCCCCTGGTGCTCCTCCAGTCAGAGACCTGGGCTCTGTGCCCCCAGAACTGACAGCTAGCCGTCAGAGCTTCCACATGGCCATGGGCAACCCCAGTGAATTTTTCGTAGATGTTATGTAGGGCCCACCTTAGGGCCACATTAGGTCCATGCCCTTGGCCTGTCAAGTTTCATCCTGGTGCTCCTCAGAGTGCCTGGGTTCATCCTGGTGCTTGGTACCTACCACAAGGTTTTGGCCACTGTGACTCTCACCAGCTGTGCCTGGTCCTTCCCCTTCCTCAGGGGTAGTCGGGGACCTTTGGttatttttagctttattttttataagcCTTTTGGGGGATTGAAATAGACTTTCTTATATTTTGGGGAGTATTTTTTTAAtagacattttctcttttatatgaAGAATCCCTTCATATAAATTTCCTGGGTCCCCTCTAACCCCAGAATGTGACC
Above is a window of Onychomys torridus chromosome 8, mOncTor1.1, whole genome shotgun sequence DNA encoding:
- the Dvl2 gene encoding segment polarity protein dishevelled homolog DVL-2 isoform X2; amino-acid sequence: MAGSGAGGGGVGETKVIYHLDEEETPYLVKIPVPAERITLGDFKSVLQRPAGAKYFFKSMDQDFGVVKEEISDDNARLPCFNGRVVSWLVSSDNPQPELAPPAHESRTELVPPPPPLPPLPPERTSGIGDSRPPSFHPNVSSSHENLEPETETESVVSLRRERPRRRDSTGGHRPSGTSRLERHLAGYESSSTLMTSELESTSLGDSDEDDTMSRFSSSTEQSSASRLLKRHRRRRKQRPPRMERASSFSSVTDSTMSLNIITVTLNMEKYNFLGISIVGQSNERGDGGIYIGSIMKGGAVAADGRIEPGDMLLQVNDMNFENMSNDDAVRVLRDIVHKPGPIVLTVAKCWDPSPQAYFTLPRNEPIQPIDPAAWVSHSAALTGTFPAYPGSSSMSTITSGSSLPDGCESRGLSIHMDMASVTKAMAAPESGLEVRDRMWLKITIPNAFLGSDVVDWLYHHVEGFPERREARKYASGLLKAGLIRHTVNKITFSEQCYYVFGDLSGGCESYLVNLSLNDNDGSSGASDQDTLAPLPGATPWPLLPTFSYQYPAPHPYSPQPPPYHELSSYTYGGGSASSQHSEGSRSSGSTRSDGGAGRTGRPEERAPESKSGSGSESELSSRGGSLRRGGEPGGTGDGAPPPPRGSAGGTPNLRALPGLHPYGPPPGMALPYNPMMVVMMPPPPPPVSAAVQPPGAPPVRDLGSVPPELTASRQSFHMAMGNPSEFFVDVM
- the Dvl2 gene encoding segment polarity protein dishevelled homolog DVL-2 isoform X1; amino-acid sequence: MAGSGAGGGGVGETKVIYHLDEEETPYLVKIPVPAERITLGDFKSVLQRPAGAKYFFKSMDQDFGVVKEEISDDNARLPCFNGRVVSWLVSSDNPQPELAPPAHESRTELVPPPPPLPPLPPERTSGIGDSRPPSFHPNVSSSHENLEPETETESVVSLRRERPRRRDSSEHGAGGHRPSGTSRLERHLAGYESSSTLMTSELESTSLGDSDEDDTMSRFSSSTEQSSASRLLKRHRRRRKQRPPRMERASSFSSVTDSTMSLNIITVTLNMEKYNFLGISIVGQSNERGDGGIYIGSIMKGGAVAADGRIEPGDMLLQVNDMNFENMSNDDAVRVLRDIVHKPGPIVLTVAKCWDPSPQAYFTLPRNEPIQPIDPAAWVSHSAALTGTFPAYPGSSSMSTITSGSSLPDGCESRGLSIHMDMASVTKAMAAPESGLEVRDRMWLKITIPNAFLGSDVVDWLYHHVEGFPERREARKYASGLLKAGLIRHTVNKITFSEQCYYVFGDLSGGCESYLVNLSLNDNDGSSGASDQDTLAPLPGATPWPLLPTFSYQYPAPHPYSPQPPPYHELSSYTYGGGSASSQHSEGSRSSGSTRSDGGAGRTGRPEERAPESKSGSGSESELSSRGGSLRRGGEPGGTGDGAPPPPRGSAGGTPNLRALPGLHPYGPPPGMALPYNPMMVVMMPPPPPPVSAAVQPPGAPPVRDLGSVPPELTASRQSFHMAMGNPSEFFVDVM